From Microcystis aeruginosa NIES-2549, a single genomic window includes:
- the der gene encoding ribosome biogenesis GTPase Der: MKLPVVAIIGRPNVGKSTLVNRIAGDQQAIVFDQPGITRDRTYQPAFWCDRDFQIVDTGGLVFNDDSEFLPLIREQALIALAEASVAIFVVDGQAGITAGDREIAAWLRQQNVPILLAVNKCESVEQGILQATEFWELAIGEPFPISAIHGSGTGELLDALIKYLPPGAEIPENEEIKVAIIGRPNVGKSSLLNALTGQQRAIVSPISGTTRDSIDTLIEREGQVYRLIDTAGIRRKKNVDYGAEFFSINRAFKAIRRSDVVLFVIDVLDGVTEQDLKLAGRIIEEGRAVVLVVNKWDAVEKDTYTINTYTKMLQDRLYFMDWAEMIFVSAMTGQRVTKILELVDIAAESHRRRVSTSVINDVIEDAVKWHNPPTTRGGKQGKLYYGTQVSSQPPTIALFVNDPQRFNDNYRRYIEGQFRQQLGFKGTPIRLIWRGKPAREVEKTVNRATKV, encoded by the coding sequence ATGAAACTGCCTGTCGTCGCTATTATCGGTCGTCCCAATGTGGGCAAATCTACCCTCGTCAATCGTATCGCTGGAGATCAACAGGCGATCGTTTTCGATCAACCCGGGATTACCAGAGATCGCACCTATCAACCAGCTTTCTGGTGCGATCGAGATTTTCAAATTGTCGATACAGGAGGGCTAGTTTTTAACGATGACAGCGAATTTCTCCCTTTAATCCGCGAACAGGCTTTAATCGCCCTAGCAGAGGCAAGTGTGGCGATTTTTGTCGTCGATGGCCAGGCAGGAATTACCGCCGGCGATCGAGAAATTGCCGCTTGGTTACGACAGCAAAATGTGCCGATACTTTTGGCAGTCAATAAATGTGAATCGGTGGAACAGGGTATCCTGCAAGCGACGGAATTCTGGGAATTGGCCATCGGTGAACCCTTCCCCATCTCGGCCATTCACGGCTCTGGTACAGGAGAACTACTTGATGCCCTGATTAAATATTTGCCACCCGGGGCGGAAATTCCCGAAAATGAAGAGATTAAAGTGGCAATTATCGGTCGTCCTAACGTGGGTAAATCCAGTCTTCTCAATGCTTTAACCGGACAACAACGGGCGATCGTCAGTCCGATTTCGGGAACCACCAGAGACTCGATCGATACTTTAATTGAACGAGAAGGACAGGTGTATCGGTTAATTGACACCGCTGGCATTCGCCGTAAGAAGAATGTGGACTATGGAGCCGAATTTTTCAGTATTAACCGTGCTTTTAAGGCAATTCGCCGGTCTGACGTGGTGCTATTCGTCATCGATGTGCTAGATGGTGTCACCGAACAGGATTTAAAATTAGCGGGGCGAATCATTGAAGAAGGGCGTGCGGTGGTGCTAGTGGTCAATAAATGGGATGCGGTGGAGAAAGACACCTACACCATCAATACTTATACCAAAATGCTCCAAGATCGGCTGTATTTTATGGATTGGGCAGAAATGATCTTTGTCAGCGCCATGACGGGGCAAAGAGTCACTAAAATCCTCGAATTAGTCGATATTGCCGCCGAATCTCACCGTCGTCGCGTCAGTACCTCGGTAATCAACGATGTGATCGAAGATGCGGTTAAATGGCACAATCCCCCCACCACCAGAGGCGGAAAACAGGGGAAACTATACTATGGCACGCAAGTATCGAGTCAACCCCCCACGATCGCCCTTTTTGTTAACGATCCCCAGCGCTTTAATGATAACTATCGCCGTTACATCGAAGGGCAATTCCGGCAACAGTTAGGCTTTAAAGGAACCCCGATCCGCTTAATCTGGCGCGGCAAACCGGCGCGAGAAGTGGAAAAAACGGTTAATAGAGCCACCAAGGTCTAA
- a CDS encoding energy-coupling factor transporter transmembrane component T family protein, with the protein MDLLRSLPIGLYLDQPITRLHQLDARVKFIWLMAFLAAPLLANPWWRLALVGLLMFLTLLAPIPPRVWRQQMGWLIFLAIIVFLITAITPDGLAVSIQPRLPEEGLNLPPASDYQYVLWDRGRLFVTRRSLELAVRISTLVFTLIYSTNLFLLTTAPEEITEGLENLMSPLRRFNVPVTEISLTLTLSLRFIPLVLEEVQNLARAVRTRAIDWQKLGIKRSLNVWLTVVEKLLDNLLLRAEQIAIAMEVRGFTSPNQHQVRWHQLQLRWADFIALFLLIPFWAARLVWGGL; encoded by the coding sequence ATGGATTTATTGCGAAGTTTGCCCATCGGTCTTTATCTCGATCAACCGATTACTCGACTACATCAACTAGATGCGCGGGTAAAATTTATCTGGTTAATGGCTTTTTTAGCAGCACCTTTATTGGCTAATCCTTGGTGGCGTTTAGCTTTGGTGGGATTGTTAATGTTTTTAACCCTGCTTGCACCTATTCCCCCCCGCGTCTGGCGGCAACAGATGGGCTGGCTGATATTTTTGGCGATTATCGTCTTTCTGATTACTGCTATCACTCCCGATGGTTTAGCGGTGAGTATTCAGCCGCGTTTACCGGAGGAAGGGCTGAATTTACCGCCAGCAAGTGATTATCAGTATGTTTTATGGGATAGAGGCCGTTTATTTGTTACCCGACGTTCTTTGGAATTAGCAGTGAGAATTAGTACGTTAGTTTTTACTTTGATTTATAGCACTAATCTCTTTTTGTTGACGACGGCCCCGGAAGAAATTACCGAAGGGTTAGAGAATTTAATGAGTCCTTTACGGCGATTTAATGTGCCGGTGACGGAAATTTCTCTGACTCTTACCCTGTCTTTGCGCTTTATTCCTCTGGTTTTAGAAGAAGTGCAAAATCTGGCTAGGGCAGTGCGAACTAGGGCGATCGATTGGCAAAAATTAGGGATTAAAAGAAGTTTAAACGTCTGGTTAACAGTAGTGGAAAAATTACTAGATAATTTGCTTTTGCGTGCGGAACAAATAGCGATCGCTATGGAGGTTCGCGGTTTTACCAGTCCCAATCAGCATCAAGTGCGCTGGCACCAATTACAGTTAAGATGGGCTGATTTTATCGCTTTATTTTTGTTAATTCCCTTTTGGGCAGCCCGATTAGTTTGGGGTGGTTTATAG
- a CDS encoding sensor histidine kinase, translating into MINPDIRHSAYSPSFTTKQHPRKVNQQLEVRIRQNNQELAAALEKLQSYAEKQTLAVEVANVGLWDWELTTAPEYPPLDGEKLADLIQGACTPYKKEYIRPDGNIVPVIMGYDLVATKRGEMVAIPLNLIPVKETGLQIQSLNATLTKISQLLVKRNQELESFAYVVSHDLKAPLRAIANLSQWLEEDLEENLTEETRHNLRLLQRRVYRLKTMIEGLLDYSRIGLNSLPEETVNLTELIEEIIASLAVPPDFTIEVKSPLPTLVTKRLLLSQVFSNLISNAIKHHHDHQGHVEIQAIDRGDYYEFSVKDDGPGIATEHQEKIFEIFQILNSRDQKENTGIGLSIVKKILDNQGGRIWIESQAGEGATFYFTWQKNTPS; encoded by the coding sequence ATGATCAATCCAGATATTCGCCATAGTGCCTATTCACCCTCATTCACGACTAAACAGCATCCGCGAAAAGTAAATCAGCAATTAGAAGTCAGAATTCGGCAAAACAATCAGGAGTTAGCAGCAGCGTTAGAAAAGCTACAATCCTACGCAGAAAAGCAGACTTTAGCTGTAGAAGTGGCAAATGTGGGACTATGGGATTGGGAGCTAACCACTGCCCCAGAATACCCCCCCCTAGACGGGGAAAAACTAGCAGACCTAATCCAGGGCGCTTGTACTCCCTACAAAAAAGAATATATAAGACCCGATGGTAATATAGTTCCCGTGATCATGGGTTACGATTTGGTAGCTACAAAAAGAGGGGAAATGGTGGCGATTCCCCTTAATTTAATCCCTGTTAAAGAGACAGGGCTACAAATACAGAGTTTGAATGCGACTTTGACTAAAATTAGCCAACTTTTAGTCAAAAGAAACCAAGAATTAGAAAGTTTTGCCTATGTGGTTTCCCACGATTTGAAAGCACCTTTACGAGCGATCGCCAATCTTTCCCAGTGGCTAGAAGAAGACTTAGAAGAAAATCTCACCGAAGAGACGCGCCACAATCTGCGGCTACTTCAGCGGCGAGTTTATCGTCTCAAAACCATGATTGAAGGTTTGTTAGACTATTCTCGCATCGGTTTAAATTCTCTACCAGAAGAAACGGTAAACCTGACAGAATTAATCGAGGAAATTATCGCAAGTTTAGCAGTACCTCCTGATTTTACTATCGAAGTCAAGTCACCTTTACCAACTCTTGTCACTAAACGTTTATTGTTATCTCAAGTATTTTCTAATCTAATTAGTAACGCCATTAAACACCATCATGACCATCAAGGACACGTTGAAATTCAAGCTATCGATCGAGGTGATTATTACGAGTTTAGCGTCAAAGATGATGGACCAGGTATCGCCACCGAACATCAAGAAAAAATCTTTGAGATTTTCCAGATACTAAATTCGCGAGATCAAAAAGAAAATACAGGGATAGGTCTATCAATTGTCAAAAAAATTCTTGATAATCAAGGAGGGAGAATTTGGATAGAATCCCAAGCAGGTGAAGGGGCAACTTTTTATTTTACTTGGCAGAAAAATACTCCTAGTTAA